In a single window of the Sander lucioperca isolate FBNREF2018 chromosome 19, SLUC_FBN_1.2, whole genome shotgun sequence genome:
- the gzf1 gene encoding GDNF-inducible zinc finger protein 1 isoform X5 has product MGVKVVQLTSKSHHENILASLHQLMLQGQLSDVTVQVDYQGEVQEFQAHQLMLAASSGYFKKILLSPDATKDKVLLSNMHSNNFSKFLEFVYTGKVEVVRDKIGDVQAAAQLLDCEDLSAVCGEAMSAGILQKPTRKTSASATTVVDNLHGAKKEKRTKGKNQPKSLLLKRPRSPQSSEKEVISKRLKVKNAEKDGKRLGRTLKLRLAGHKVLRRHLNTKKGANPNNENQVANEDTEANEDRTEAEAQAEKMDESSLGMPVSDADDWECGEDVPSSDPEGSLLLSLEEEGESKGTLKRTSKAQFQCNKCQRTFHYERSYLKHISTYHGVKADVIYRCETCQQTFANRSNLKIHEKHVHSNERLFVCDCCAKTFKRKKDVVRHQRQVHERNNMRHVCPDCGKALSSKTALLLHERTHTGAKPFECTDCGARFTQNSALKMHRRTHTGEKPFACDECDARFTQKHMLSYHKRSHTGEKPFMCEACGKSFASKEYLRHHSNIHTGSKPYKCEECGRGFAQRNSLHQHLKIHTGERPYSCKDCDKQFTQLNALQRHQRIHTGEKPYMCGLCSRTFTDKSTLRRHTLIHDSDAPWKTYLVVLEGNVEDKKTRTPTKGKTEKAGAREKKNTARKSGGGAAAAGTGTGTAGGPDKTLTDSFVVPSESISLPSEWTGHGAIAVVNHGPLGAITVIHTEMPSGTQIQPIVTTDSTGASIISLDGSAIPVPFSIPVSTAHSIPLYSEASPTSLSTPTLSVPVSDGTLAPVSEVPNVSTSSVLEAAASQTILAPVSETKATSETEILQPDIQTVIVGEDDHGRKPTAAVPSDGEQRTTDKPLGEPKGAPAQDAV; this is encoded by the exons ATGGGGGTCAAAGTGGTCCAGCTCACCTCCAAGTCCCACCACGAAAACATCCTGGCCTCTCTGCATCAGCTGATGCTGCAGGGGCAGCTGAGTGATGTTACAGTGCAGGTAGACTACCAGGGAGAGGTACAGGAGTTTCAGGCCCACCAGTTGATGCTCGCAGCATCCAGTGGCTACTTCAAGAAGATCCTTCTGTCTCCGGATGCTACCAAAGACAAAGTCTTACTCTCCAATATGCACTCCAATAATTTCTCCAAGTTTTTGGAATTTGTGTACACTGGTAAAGTTGAAGTTGTTAGAGACAAGATTGGTGATGTTCAAGCAGCGGCACAACTTTTGGACTGTGAGGATCTGTCAGCGGTTTGTGGTGAGGCCATGAGTGCTGGAATCCTACAAAAACCTACAAGGAAAACATCTGCATCTGCAACAACAGTTGTAGATAACTTGCATGGTgctaagaaagaaaaaaggaccAAAGGGAAGAACCAGCCTAAAAGCTTACTTCTTAAGCGACCGCGCTCTCCACAGAGCTCTGAAAAAGAAGTAATTTCAAAAAGATTAAAGGTAAAGAATGCAGAAAAGGATGGAAAAAGACTAGGAAGAACACTAAAATTGAGGTTGGCTGGCCATAAAGTCCTTCGGAGGCATTTAAACACCAAAAAAGGGGCTAACCCTAACAATGAAAACCAAGTTGCAAATGAAGACACCGAGGCGAATGAGGACAGGACTGAAGCCGAGGCTCAAGCAGAGAAAATGGACGAGTCATCATTGGGAATGCCAGTCTCTGATGCGGATGATTGGGAATGTGGGGAGGATGTGCCAAGCAGTGACCCCGAAGGCTCATTGTTGTTATCTCTGGAGGAGGAGGGTGAGTCCAAGGGGACATTAAAAAGAACGTCCAAGGCCCAGTTCCAGTGTAACAAGTGCCAACGGACCTTCCACTATGAAAGAAGCTACTTGAAGCACATCAG TACGTACCATGGAGTAAAAGCAGATGTGATCTATCGCTGTGAGACCTGCCAGCAAACCTTTGCTAACCGCAGCAATCTGAAGATCCATGAAAAGCACGTTCACAGTAATGAGAGGCTTTTTGTTTGCGACTGCTGCGCAAAAACCTTCAAACGAAAGAAGGATGTTGTCCGCCATCAAAGACAG GTACATGAACGTAACAATATGCGACATGTCTGCCCTGACTGTGGAAAGGCACTCAGCTCCAAAACTGCCCTGCTGTTGCATGAGAGGACACACACGGGTGCAAAGCCTTTTGAGTGCACCGACTGCGGGGCCAGATTTACCCAGAACTCCGCCCTCAAGATGCACCGCAG gactcacacaggagagaagccatttGCATGTGACGAGTGTGATGCCCGGTTCACTCAGAAGCACATGTTGTCCTATCATAAGCGATCACACACAG GAGAGAAGCCTTTCATGTGTGAGGCCTGTGGGAAAAGCTTTGCATCTAAAGAATACCTGAGACACCACTCAAACATCCACACTGGGTCCAAGCCATACAAGTGCGAAGAGTGTGGTCGAGGCTTCGCTCAGAGGAATTCCCTCCACCAGCATTTAAAGATACACACGG GTGAGCGTCCGTACAGCTGTAAAGACTGTGACAAGCAGTTCACCCAGCTCAATGCCCTCCAGAGGCACCAGCGtattcacacaggagagaagccctACATGTGTGGTCTTTGTAGTCGCACCTTTACAGACAAGTCCACCCTTCGCAGGCACACTTTG ATTCATGACTCGGATGCTCCCTGGAAGACCTACCTGGTAGTGCTggagggaaatgtggaggatAAGAAAACCAGAACTCCCACTAagggaaagacagaaaaagcaGGAGCAAGGGAGAAAAAGAACACCGCTAGAAAAAGTGgtggtggtgctgctgctgctggtactGGTACTGGTACTGCTGGCGGTCCTGATAAAACCCTCACTGACTCCTTTGTGGTGCCATCTGAGTCCATCAGTCTCCCATCTGAATGGACTGGTCATGGGGCCATCGCTGTGGTCAACCACGGCCCCCTCGGCGCGATCACTGTCATTCACACCGAGATGCCCTCTGGGACCCAGATCCAGCCCATCGTTACCACTGACAGCACAGGGGCCAGCATCATTTCCTTAGATGGATCAGCCATCCCTGTCCCCTTCTCCATACCAGTGTCCACGGCTCACAGTATCCCCTTGTACTCTGAAGCTTCCCCCACCTCTCTGTCTACACCAACTCTCTCAGTTCCTGTTTCTGATGGCACATTGGCGCCAGTCTCAGAGGTCCCAAATGTTTCTACGTCTTCTGTCCTGGAAGCTGCCGCCTCACAGACCATTTTGGCTCCAGTTTCAGAGACTAAGGCCACTTCTGAGACAGAGATTTTGCAGCCTGATATTCAAACTGTGATTGTCGGTGAGGATGATCATGGAAGAAAACCAACAGCTGCTGTCCCAAGTGATGGAGAGCAGAGGACAACAGATAAGCCCTTAGGTGAACCGAAAGGGGCTCCAGCTCAAGATGCTGTGTAG